One genomic region from Pseudomonas hormoni encodes:
- a CDS encoding histone deacetylase family protein, which yields MRSFFHPEQLLHHPRSYYSRGQMRTPQEVPERAQRLVQASHSLGFKVEQPVDAGLDPLLAVHGAPYLAFLQEAHQRWKEIPEDWGDEVMSNIFVREPNALRGILAQAARYLADGSCPVGEQTWRSAYWSAQSAVAGAQALLDGEPAAYALCRPPGHHARAEAAGGFCYVNNAAVAAQVLRGGFDRVAVLDTDMHHGQGIQEVFYDRDDVLYVSVHGDPTNFYPGVAGFGDERGVGAGEGFNLNLPMAHGSSEADFLEQLDVALAAVKDFGAQVLVLSLGFDIFELDPQSKVAVTREGFARLGERIRSLGLPCLIVQEGGYHLESLEDNARAFFVGPEVWKL from the coding sequence ATGCGCAGTTTTTTCCATCCCGAACAATTGCTCCATCATCCACGCAGTTACTACTCGCGTGGGCAGATGCGTACGCCGCAGGAAGTGCCCGAGCGCGCGCAGCGACTGGTGCAGGCGTCTCACTCATTGGGCTTTAAAGTCGAGCAACCGGTCGATGCCGGACTTGATCCGCTGCTGGCGGTGCACGGTGCGCCTTACCTGGCGTTTCTGCAGGAAGCGCATCAGCGCTGGAAGGAAATCCCTGAAGATTGGGGCGACGAAGTGATGTCGAACATCTTCGTCCGCGAGCCCAACGCCCTGCGCGGGATTCTGGCTCAAGCCGCGCGGTATCTGGCGGATGGCAGTTGCCCGGTGGGCGAACAGACCTGGCGTTCGGCCTATTGGTCGGCGCAAAGCGCGGTGGCCGGGGCACAGGCGTTGCTCGATGGCGAACCGGCGGCTTACGCCTTGTGCCGTCCACCTGGGCATCACGCTCGAGCGGAGGCGGCGGGTGGTTTCTGTTATGTGAACAACGCGGCGGTGGCGGCGCAGGTGTTGCGCGGCGGGTTTGATCGAGTCGCGGTGCTCGATACCGACATGCACCACGGACAAGGGATTCAGGAGGTTTTCTACGACCGTGATGACGTGCTGTATGTCTCGGTGCATGGCGATCCGACCAATTTCTATCCAGGGGTTGCCGGGTTTGGGGATGAGCGCGGTGTCGGGGCGGGTGAGGGGTTCAACCTCAACTTGCCGATGGCGCATGGTTCGAGCGAGGCGGACTTTCTTGAGCAACTGGACGTGGCGCTGGCAGCGGTGAAGGATTTTGGAGCGCAAGTGCTGGTGCTGTCGTTGGGCTTCGACATTTTCGAGCTGGACCCGCAGAGCAAAGTGGCGGTGACGCGGGAAGGGTTCGCACGGCTGGGTGAGCGGATCCGCAGCCTTGGGTTGCCGTGTC
- a CDS encoding Zn-dependent hydrolase produces MLKINGERLWASLMAMAEIGATARGGSCRLALSDEDKAGRELFAHWCREAGMTLSVDAIGNLFARRAGTDPDVAPVMMGSHLDTQPEGGRFDGVYGVLAGLEVVRCLNDLGIQTRKPLEVAVWTNEEGARFTPAMFGSAVFTGIMQLDTALAVQDIDGISVADELQRTGYAGERPLGGAVDAYFEAHIEQGPILEDNAKSIGVVSGGQAIRWLDVRVEGMAAHAGTTPMPLRKDALYGVAQMIQAIEGLASDFAPEGLTTVGELSINKSSRNTIPGLVNFTVDLRHHRDEAIEAMEQQVRARLQTIADERGLKLTITPHWISPATPFDADCVAAVQQAVDALGYAQQSIVSGAGHDAIHLARFCPTAMVFIPCVGGLSHNEAEDVVPEDVRQGTDVLLNAVLSRAGIAN; encoded by the coding sequence ATGTTGAAGATTAATGGCGAACGCCTGTGGGCGAGTCTGATGGCGATGGCCGAAATCGGCGCCACCGCACGCGGCGGCAGTTGCCGTCTGGCCCTTAGCGATGAAGACAAGGCCGGCCGCGAACTGTTTGCCCACTGGTGCCGCGAAGCCGGCATGACCCTGAGCGTGGACGCTATCGGCAACCTGTTCGCCCGCCGCGCCGGCACTGATCCGGACGTCGCGCCGGTGATGATGGGCAGCCACCTCGACACCCAGCCTGAAGGCGGACGCTTCGACGGCGTGTACGGCGTACTCGCCGGCCTGGAAGTGGTGCGTTGCCTCAACGACCTCGGCATCCAGACCCGCAAGCCGCTGGAAGTGGCGGTGTGGACCAACGAAGAAGGCGCGCGTTTCACCCCGGCGATGTTCGGCTCGGCGGTGTTCACCGGCATCATGCAACTGGACACGGCGCTGGCGGTGCAAGACATCGATGGCATCAGCGTCGCTGATGAATTGCAGCGCACCGGTTACGCCGGTGAGCGTCCATTGGGTGGCGCGGTGGATGCGTATTTTGAAGCGCACATCGAACAGGGGCCGATCCTTGAGGACAACGCCAAAAGCATCGGCGTGGTCAGCGGCGGCCAGGCGATTCGCTGGCTCGACGTGCGGGTCGAAGGCATGGCCGCCCACGCGGGCACCACGCCGATGCCTCTTCGCAAGGATGCCTTGTACGGCGTGGCGCAGATGATTCAGGCGATCGAAGGTCTGGCGTCTGATTTCGCGCCGGAAGGCCTGACCACCGTCGGCGAGTTGAGCATCAACAAGTCGTCGCGCAACACCATTCCGGGGCTGGTGAATTTCACCGTCGACCTGCGTCATCACCGCGACGAAGCCATCGAGGCGATGGAGCAGCAGGTTCGTGCACGCCTTCAGACGATTGCCGATGAGCGCGGTCTGAAACTGACGATCACCCCGCACTGGATCAGCCCGGCGACGCCGTTCGACGCGGACTGCGTGGCGGCGGTGCAGCAAGCGGTGGACGCGCTGGGCTACGCTCAACAATCGATTGTCAGCGGCGCCGGGCATGACGCGATTCACCTGGCGCGGTTCTGTCCGACAGCGATGGTGTTTATTCCGTGCGTTGGTGGCTTGAGTCATAACGAAGCGGAAGACGTGGTGCCTGAAGATGTGCGGCAGGGTACCGATGTGTTGCTTAACGCCGTGCTGTCCCGCGCCGGCATTGCCAATTAA
- a CDS encoding RraA family protein: protein MDKSQLIEQFKAVSFPTLGHFLEEGFADSQLRAMVPNVKLVGRALTLKLVGADAIAVNQALALITPGDVLVIDTGGDWQHAPVGAVTSCAASCAGAAGIVVDGAVTDLLELREGGLPVFARGTSLLTTKLHGRGDSEINQPIHCAGVTVQPGDLVLGDDNGVLFLDWSTAASVIEQALASDHAEPRLLERLRAGEPVAQVLRV, encoded by the coding sequence ATGGATAAGTCGCAGCTGATCGAGCAGTTCAAAGCGGTGAGCTTTCCTACCCTCGGGCATTTTCTGGAGGAGGGCTTTGCCGACTCGCAACTGCGAGCCATGGTGCCCAATGTGAAACTGGTCGGCCGGGCGTTGACGCTGAAACTGGTGGGCGCCGATGCCATCGCCGTCAACCAGGCGTTGGCGTTGATAACACCGGGCGATGTGCTGGTGATCGACACGGGAGGCGACTGGCAACACGCCCCGGTCGGCGCGGTCACCAGTTGTGCCGCGAGCTGCGCCGGTGCGGCGGGAATCGTGGTTGACGGCGCGGTCACCGATCTGCTGGAGCTGCGTGAAGGCGGGTTACCCGTCTTCGCTCGCGGCACCAGCCTGCTGACCACCAAGTTACATGGCCGGGGCGACAGCGAAATCAATCAGCCAATTCATTGCGCAGGTGTCACGGTGCAGCCGGGCGATCTGGTGCTGGGGGACGACAACGGTGTGCTGTTTCTCGACTGGTCAACGGCGGCCAGTGTGATCGAACAGGCGCTGGCGTCCGATCACGCCGAGCCGCGTTTGCTTGAACGTTTACGCGCTGGCGAACCGGTCGCGCAGGTGTTGCGTGTTTAG
- a CDS encoding RidA family protein, which translates to MRRIQSAPGFIGPVGPYSQAVVSGHLVFTAGQIPAQSGLDDQPADFTEQVRQTLRNLEAILIEAGSDFSHVIKVNAYLTDPAQLEPFNAVYREFLGHAPPARTTVCVALWGVSLEIDCVAELIARELQHG; encoded by the coding sequence ATGCGCAGAATCCAGTCAGCCCCGGGCTTCATCGGCCCGGTCGGGCCTTACTCTCAAGCGGTGGTCAGCGGCCATCTGGTGTTCACCGCCGGGCAGATTCCGGCCCAGAGCGGGCTCGACGACCAGCCCGCCGATTTCACTGAACAAGTGCGGCAAACCTTGCGCAATCTCGAGGCGATCCTGATCGAGGCCGGCTCGGACTTCAGTCATGTGATCAAGGTCAATGCGTACCTGACCGATCCCGCGCAACTGGAGCCGTTCAACGCGGTATACCGCGAGTTTCTCGGCCATGCGCCGCCCGCGCGAACCACGGTTTGTGTGGCGCTGTGGGGCGTTTCGCTGGAAATCGATTGTGTGGCCGAGTTGATTGCCAGGGAGTTGCAGCATGGATAA
- a CDS encoding MFS transporter, protein MSDLSSAEKSGAPPEVAISMKKVAVASVIGTTVEWYDLFVFATASALVFNKVFFPDFVPLIGTLLAFGTFASAYLARIVGAALFGHFGDRLGRKSMLLISLLTMGAATFAIGLLPNYAAIGIWAPILLLLLRVIQGLALGGEWGGAVLMAVEHAPANKRGLYGSWVQIGVPAGTMIANLAFLVIAAWLSPEDLLAWGWRIPFLASVLLIAVGLYIRLNIAETPAFNKVKEAEVQVKMPLAEVFRKYWKQVVLGGIATMSTGASFNIIVAFGLTYGTQNLGFSRSVMLGVVLLSCAWCIVMLPVFGALSDRYGRKPIIVAGIVAEALVAFPMFWLMDTKELSLVIFGYLLLMTAFAANYGPIATFLAELFGTRVRYSGLSISYMLSGLLGSAATPIVTTALLAATGKGSSVAWYMIGAALISLLALLLLTETFKRDISEIPAAVTADDQPARKPFKSAAA, encoded by the coding sequence ATGAGCGATCTATCGTCCGCAGAAAAGTCAGGCGCACCGCCGGAAGTTGCTATCAGCATGAAAAAAGTCGCCGTGGCCAGTGTCATTGGCACGACGGTGGAATGGTACGACTTGTTTGTTTTCGCCACCGCGTCAGCGCTGGTGTTCAACAAGGTGTTCTTCCCGGACTTCGTGCCTTTGATCGGGACGTTGCTGGCGTTCGGCACGTTCGCTTCGGCGTACCTGGCGCGAATCGTCGGCGCCGCATTGTTCGGGCATTTCGGTGATCGTTTGGGTCGCAAGTCGATGCTGCTGATTTCGCTGCTGACCATGGGCGCCGCCACCTTCGCAATCGGCTTGTTGCCCAATTACGCGGCCATAGGCATCTGGGCGCCGATCCTGTTGTTACTGCTCAGGGTCATTCAAGGCCTGGCACTGGGCGGCGAGTGGGGCGGGGCGGTGTTGATGGCGGTGGAGCATGCACCGGCCAACAAGCGCGGCTTGTACGGTTCCTGGGTGCAGATCGGCGTGCCCGCCGGGACCATGATTGCCAACCTGGCGTTCCTGGTGATCGCGGCGTGGCTGTCGCCTGAAGACCTGCTGGCCTGGGGCTGGCGCATTCCGTTCCTGGCCAGCGTTTTGCTGATCGCCGTGGGCTTGTACATCCGCCTGAACATCGCTGAAACCCCGGCTTTCAACAAGGTCAAGGAAGCTGAAGTCCAAGTGAAAATGCCGTTGGCCGAAGTCTTTCGCAAGTACTGGAAACAAGTGGTGCTCGGCGGTATTGCGACGATGTCGACCGGTGCGTCGTTCAACATCATCGTCGCGTTCGGCCTGACGTACGGCACGCAGAATCTGGGCTTCAGTCGCAGCGTGATGCTCGGCGTGGTGCTGCTCTCCTGCGCCTGGTGCATCGTCATGTTGCCGGTATTTGGTGCGCTGTCGGACCGTTACGGACGCAAGCCGATCATCGTCGCCGGCATCGTCGCTGAGGCGTTGGTGGCGTTCCCGATGTTCTGGTTGATGGACACCAAAGAGCTGTCATTGGTGATCTTCGGCTACTTGCTGTTGATGACCGCCTTCGCCGCCAACTACGGGCCGATTGCAACCTTCCTTGCGGAGTTGTTCGGTACGCGGGTGCGCTATTCGGGGCTGTCGATCAGCTACATGTTGTCCGGGCTGCTCGGCAGCGCAGCAACGCCCATCGTCACCACCGCGTTGCTCGCAGCCACTGGCAAAGGCTCGTCGGTGGCCTGGTACATGATTGGCGCGGCGCTGATTTCCCTGCTGGCGCTGTTGCTGTTGACCGAGACCTTCAAGCGAGACATCAGCGAAATCCCTGCGGCGGTGACCGCCGACGATCAACCCGCTCGCAAACCTTTCAAATCGGCTGCGGCCTGA
- a CDS encoding 2-hydroxyacid dehydrogenase, which produces MNTVVLLSRDTLLLKQLQAAFSRSAPQLNTVLADDPLAKNAQIAACWFPLPGSLAALPNLQVIHSVAAGIDHLENDPSCPDLPVCRVVDPGHRQGMTEYVRWAVIHYHRGFDQVLEQQRKQHWERPLQRAAGQFKVGVMGLGSLGSAIAQDLAASGYDVRGWARRSKALTGVQTFAGAQNLNPFLDGVEVLINLLPLTRETRGILGQSTFEQLANGAALVNCGRGGHLNIDDLEQALQLGKLRGALLDVFEQEPLPADHRLWTMPGVTITPHMASAASHDCIAEQVAESFRRLNADEPLLNSADRLLGY; this is translated from the coding sequence ATGAACACCGTTGTTTTGCTGTCCCGCGACACCTTGCTGCTCAAGCAACTGCAAGCCGCGTTTTCTCGCAGCGCGCCGCAGCTCAACACCGTGCTGGCGGATGATCCGCTGGCCAAAAATGCGCAGATCGCGGCGTGCTGGTTTCCCTTGCCGGGCAGCCTTGCGGCATTGCCGAATCTGCAAGTGATTCACTCGGTCGCCGCCGGTATCGATCATCTGGAAAACGACCCGTCGTGCCCGGATCTGCCGGTTTGCCGGGTGGTCGATCCCGGCCACCGTCAGGGCATGACCGAGTACGTGCGTTGGGCGGTGATTCACTATCACCGTGGCTTTGATCAAGTGTTGGAACAACAACGCAAACAACACTGGGAGCGGCCGCTGCAACGGGCGGCGGGGCAATTCAAGGTCGGGGTGATGGGGCTGGGATCGTTGGGTAGCGCCATTGCCCAGGATCTGGCCGCTTCCGGTTATGACGTCCGTGGCTGGGCTCGCCGCAGCAAGGCGTTAACCGGCGTCCAGACATTCGCCGGTGCGCAAAACCTGAACCCGTTTCTTGATGGCGTGGAGGTGCTGATCAACCTGTTGCCGCTGACCCGGGAAACTCGCGGCATCCTCGGTCAGTCAACGTTCGAGCAGCTTGCCAACGGCGCCGCACTCGTCAATTGCGGACGAGGCGGTCATCTCAATATCGACGACCTCGAGCAAGCCCTGCAACTCGGAAAACTGCGCGGCGCGCTGCTGGATGTGTTCGAACAGGAACCACTGCCGGCCGATCACCGTCTCTGGACAATGCCCGGCGTCACGATTACTCCGCACATGGCTTCGGCAGCCTCCCACGACTGTATTGCCGAGCAAGTGGCGGAGAGCTTCCGCCGCTTGAATGCCGATGAACCGTTACTGAACAGCGCCGACCGATTATTGGGTTATTGA
- a CDS encoding class II aldolase/adducin family protein, producing MSKPEHIGPVEWKARCELAALYRLVAHFRMTDLIDTHITLRIPGPEHHFLINRYGVIFDRMRASDLVRIDQDGRIVDPAYEGHRVNAAGFVIHSAIHMARPDLNCVIHTHTAAGMAVAAQKQGLLPISQHALKFYGKLAYHTYEGIALSLDERGRLIDDLGPHRAMILRNHGLLVGGSSVAQAFQEIHFLERACQAQVAALAGGCELHYPSPEVCAHTAEQFDRDEQDNIIDLAWEAALTLIESQRESYLS from the coding sequence GTGAGTAAACCTGAACACATCGGCCCGGTTGAATGGAAGGCCCGTTGCGAACTGGCTGCGCTGTATCGGCTGGTCGCGCACTTTCGCATGACCGACTTGATCGACACCCACATCACCCTGCGTATTCCAGGGCCGGAACACCATTTCCTGATCAACCGCTACGGGGTAATTTTCGACCGCATGCGCGCTTCGGACCTGGTGCGTATCGATCAGGACGGGCGCATCGTCGATCCGGCCTACGAAGGCCATCGAGTCAACGCCGCCGGCTTCGTCATTCATTCGGCGATCCACATGGCCCGCCCGGATCTCAACTGCGTGATTCACACTCACACCGCCGCCGGCATGGCCGTTGCCGCGCAGAAGCAAGGTTTGCTGCCGATCAGTCAGCACGCGCTGAAGTTCTACGGCAAGTTGGCGTATCACACCTATGAAGGCATCGCGCTGTCGCTGGATGAGCGCGGGCGCTTGATCGACGACCTGGGGCCGCACCGGGCGATGATCCTGCGTAACCACGGCTTGCTGGTCGGTGGGTCGAGCGTGGCTCAGGCGTTTCAGGAAATTCACTTTCTTGAGCGTGCCTGTCAGGCGCAGGTTGCAGCGCTGGCCGGTGGTTGCGAACTGCATTACCCGTCCCCGGAAGTCTGTGCACACACCGCCGAACAGTTTGACCGCGATGAGCAGGACAACATCATCGACCTGGCCTGGGAGGCCGCTTTGACCCTGATCGAATCCCAGCGTGAGTCCTATCTGTCATGA
- a CDS encoding MFS transporter: MHTTAQPRRAAAAAFIGTTIEFYDFYIYATAAALVLGQVFFPSSDPVMSTLAAFGSFAVGFIARPMAGMVFGHLGDRLGRKKMLLVTMALMGLATAGIGLLPSYASAGIWAPIGLIVLRLIQGISVGGEWGGAVLMASEHAPAKRKTFYASFAQLGSPAGLLLALIAFRLVTSLEPEQFLSWGWRLPFLASGVLMMVGLMIRSGVHESPEFARARDNKQTAQYPVKDVIRTCWRQILFAAAAVTIGSAGFFFTNTFMITYVTQYQGIARSTILDCLFLVTVIQLLSQPLSALLAERIGEGRFLKLVALLCMVTPYPMFLLVGTQNILLMTLGIALAVVILSALYAVIAGYMTQAFPVHLRYSGISIAYQLSCALAGGTTPLIGTLLASKFSGQWLPLAVFFTLLSALSLIGVCGLARLRANPVVTHAAKEVYS, encoded by the coding sequence ATGCACACCACCGCACAACCGCGAAGAGCCGCGGCCGCCGCTTTCATTGGCACGACAATCGAGTTCTACGACTTTTACATTTACGCCACCGCGGCGGCGCTGGTGCTTGGGCAAGTGTTCTTTCCCAGCAGCGACCCGGTGATGAGCACCCTGGCCGCCTTCGGTAGTTTCGCCGTCGGCTTCATCGCCCGCCCAATGGCCGGCATGGTGTTCGGTCACTTGGGGGATCGCCTCGGCCGCAAGAAAATGCTGCTGGTGACCATGGCGCTGATGGGCCTGGCGACTGCCGGTATCGGCCTGCTGCCCAGCTACGCCAGTGCCGGCATCTGGGCGCCGATCGGTCTCATCGTATTGCGCCTGATCCAGGGCATTTCGGTGGGTGGCGAGTGGGGCGGGGCGGTGCTGATGGCCAGCGAGCATGCGCCGGCCAAGCGCAAAACGTTCTACGCCTCGTTTGCCCAGCTCGGCAGTCCTGCGGGTTTGTTACTGGCCCTGATCGCCTTTCGCCTGGTGACGTCCCTTGAGCCTGAGCAATTCTTGTCCTGGGGCTGGCGTCTGCCGTTTCTCGCCAGCGGTGTGCTGATGATGGTCGGCCTGATGATCCGTTCCGGCGTGCACGAGTCGCCGGAATTCGCCAGGGCCCGAGACAACAAACAAACCGCCCAATACCCGGTGAAAGACGTGATCCGCACCTGCTGGCGGCAGATTCTGTTCGCCGCTGCGGCGGTGACCATTGGCTCCGCCGGATTCTTCTTCACCAACACGTTCATGATCACCTACGTCACCCAATATCAGGGCATCGCGCGCTCGACGATTCTCGATTGCCTGTTTTTGGTGACTGTCATTCAGTTGCTCTCGCAACCGCTCTCCGCACTGCTCGCCGAGCGCATCGGCGAGGGGCGCTTCCTGAAGCTCGTCGCGCTGTTGTGCATGGTCACGCCGTACCCGATGTTTCTGCTGGTGGGTACGCAAAACATTCTGTTGATGACCCTCGGCATCGCCCTGGCGGTGGTGATTCTGTCGGCGCTGTACGCGGTGATCGCCGGTTACATGACCCAGGCGTTCCCGGTGCATCTGCGCTACTCGGGCATTTCCATCGCTTACCAGTTGAGTTGCGCGCTGGCCGGCGGCACCACGCCGCTGATCGGCACGCTGCTGGCGAGCAAGTTTTCCGGACAATGGCTGCCGCTGGCGGTGTTCTTCACCTTGCTCTCGGCCCTGTCCCTGATCGGTGTTTGCGGGCTGGCCCGCCTGCGCGCCAACCCGGTCGTCACCCACGCTGCTAAAGAGGTGTATTCGTGA
- a CDS encoding LysR family transcriptional regulator, with protein sequence MTSTNPWVGRRFLNDRLDWNLLRTYLVIGQEGSMSRAAARLHITQSAVSQALKRLEEQLECVLIARSGRRFDLTETGEEVLRIAADIYGDISRLGTVVESRHDDVVGKIRILTVSGVQARHYDDFLADFHETHPKIELEVEVMGSSNIISSLLQKTATIGVGLCRLPQPRLEQRVLFRERYAYFCGQRHRLFGQENLTLEQLAAENFVSFTSDQLGGNLSPLTLFRDEQGFTGKIVASSTSFEEIYRLICAGYGIGCLPTHLVRRDVEQGLLWRLPPEDGVVDFDIQLLWNREQKMSQAETVFLESFQHMLSIREPVL encoded by the coding sequence ATGACCTCCACTAACCCTTGGGTGGGCCGACGTTTTCTCAACGATCGCCTCGACTGGAACCTGTTGCGCACCTACCTGGTGATCGGCCAGGAAGGCAGCATGAGCCGTGCTGCTGCGCGGCTGCACATAACGCAGTCGGCGGTCAGCCAGGCGCTTAAACGACTGGAAGAACAACTGGAATGTGTGTTAATTGCCCGCAGCGGGCGACGGTTCGATCTGACAGAAACCGGGGAAGAAGTCCTGCGCATTGCGGCGGATATCTACGGCGATATTTCGCGATTGGGCACGGTAGTAGAGAGTCGTCACGACGACGTGGTGGGCAAGATTCGAATCCTCACCGTCAGCGGCGTGCAGGCGCGACACTACGATGACTTCCTCGCCGACTTCCATGAAACCCATCCGAAAATCGAGCTGGAAGTCGAAGTGATGGGCAGCTCGAACATCATCAGTTCGTTACTGCAAAAGACCGCGACCATTGGCGTCGGGCTGTGTCGTTTACCGCAGCCGCGGCTGGAGCAGCGGGTACTGTTTCGCGAGCGCTATGCGTACTTCTGTGGCCAGCGTCATCGACTGTTCGGACAAGAAAATCTGACGCTGGAACAGCTCGCGGCGGAGAACTTCGTCAGTTTCACCAGTGATCAACTCGGCGGCAACCTTTCGCCGCTGACACTGTTCCGCGACGAGCAGGGCTTTACCGGCAAGATCGTCGCCTCATCGACGAGTTTCGAAGAGATTTATCGCTTGATTTGCGCAGGCTACGGGATTGGCTGCCTGCCGACGCATCTGGTGCGAAGGGATGTCGAGCAAGGATTGCTCTGGCGTTTGCCGCCGGAAGACGGGGTGGTGGACTTCGATATCCAGCTGCTGTGGAATCGCGAGCAGAAGATGAGTCAGGCCGAAACCGTGTTCCTCGAAAGCTTCCAGCACATGCTCAGCATTCGTGAGCCTGTGCTGTGA
- the mrdA gene encoding penicillin-binding protein 2: MPEPIPIKDHEKETRLVNKRLMACALFVVSITCALVVRLYVLQVVEFDYHSTISENNRVHVLPITPTRGLIYDRNGVVLADNRPSFNLTITRERASDVKEELDEVVNLLHLPAEDRTLFDKAMKQTRHPFVPVTLFYELSEEQIAVLAVNEFRLPGIDVEPQFVRHYPMGAHFAHSIGYVGRINEKESKALDTVEYRGTQSIGKTGIEKFYESELHGQVGYEEVETNAQGRVLRVLKHTDPIPGKNIVLSLDVKLQEAAEEALGDRRGSVVALDPSTGEVLAMVSKPSFDPNLFVTGISFKEYAALHDSIDRPLFNRVLRGLYAPGSTIKPEVAIAGLDAGVVTPQTRVFDPGYYQLPDFDHKYRNWNHSGDGWVDMDAAIMRSNDTYFYDLAHKLGIDRLHDYMAMFGLGEKVSLDMFEESAGLMPSQAWKRATRRQAWFPGETVILGIGQGYMQVTPLQLAQATALIANKGIWNRPHLAKTVDGVAPVDEHPMPNILLKDPRDWEQVNHGMQMVMHDARGIARAAAQGAQYRIAGKSGTAQVVAIKQGERYNRAKTLERNRDNALFVGFAPAEHPKIVISVMIENGEAGGRVAGPVVRQIMDAWLLDQDGHLKPQYATPSKAPGDPHV, encoded by the coding sequence ATGCCCGAGCCAATACCGATCAAGGATCACGAAAAAGAGACGCGCCTGGTCAACAAAAGACTGATGGCTTGCGCCTTGTTCGTCGTCTCTATCACCTGCGCACTGGTGGTGCGCCTGTACGTGCTGCAAGTGGTCGAGTTTGACTATCACTCGACCATCTCCGAAAACAATCGCGTCCACGTATTGCCGATCACCCCCACGCGCGGGTTGATCTACGACCGCAATGGCGTGGTTCTCGCGGACAATCGCCCCAGCTTCAACCTGACCATCACCCGCGAACGCGCCTCCGACGTCAAAGAAGAGTTGGACGAGGTGGTCAACCTCTTGCACCTGCCCGCTGAGGACCGGACGCTGTTCGACAAGGCGATGAAGCAGACACGCCACCCATTTGTGCCTGTCACCCTGTTCTATGAACTCAGTGAAGAGCAAATCGCCGTACTCGCCGTCAACGAATTTCGTCTGCCCGGAATCGATGTCGAGCCACAATTCGTTCGCCACTACCCGATGGGCGCACACTTCGCGCATTCGATCGGCTATGTCGGTCGCATCAACGAGAAAGAATCCAAAGCCCTGGATACGGTCGAGTACCGTGGCACTCAATCCATCGGGAAGACCGGGATTGAAAAGTTCTATGAGTCAGAGTTGCACGGCCAGGTCGGTTACGAAGAAGTCGAAACCAACGCTCAGGGCCGCGTTCTGCGGGTGCTCAAACACACCGATCCGATCCCCGGTAAAAACATCGTCCTTAGCCTCGACGTCAAACTTCAGGAAGCCGCTGAAGAGGCCTTGGGTGATCGTCGCGGTTCCGTGGTCGCGCTCGATCCTTCGACCGGCGAAGTCCTGGCCATGGTCAGTAAACCGAGCTTCGACCCGAACCTGTTCGTGACCGGGATCAGCTTCAAGGAATATGCGGCGCTGCACGATTCCATCGACCGGCCGCTGTTCAACCGTGTGCTGCGCGGCCTCTACGCTCCGGGCTCGACTATCAAGCCAGAAGTGGCCATTGCCGGTCTCGACGCCGGCGTGGTTACCCCGCAGACCCGCGTCTTCGACCCCGGTTACTACCAACTTCCCGATTTTGATCACAAATACCGTAACTGGAACCACAGCGGCGACGGCTGGGTGGACATGGACGCGGCGATCATGCGCTCCAACGACACCTACTTCTACGATCTGGCCCACAAGCTGGGCATTGATCGCCTGCACGACTACATGGCGATGTTCGGACTCGGTGAGAAGGTCTCGCTGGACATGTTCGAAGAGTCTGCCGGCCTGATGCCGTCCCAGGCCTGGAAGCGTGCCACGCGCCGTCAGGCATGGTTCCCCGGCGAGACCGTGATCCTCGGCATCGGCCAGGGTTACATGCAGGTCACGCCGCTGCAGCTGGCTCAAGCCACTGCGCTGATCGCCAACAAAGGTATCTGGAACCGACCGCACCTGGCCAAGACCGTAGACGGTGTTGCGCCGGTGGATGAGCATCCGATGCCCAACATCCTGTTGAAAGACCCGCGTGACTGGGAGCAGGTGAACCACGGCATGCAAATGGTGATGCACGACGCACGCGGGATTGCCCGAGCGGCGGCGCAGGGTGCTCAGTACCGGATCGCAGGCAAGAGCGGTACGGCGCAGGTGGTCGCGATCAAACAGGGCGAGCGTTACAACCGGGCGAAAACCCTGGAGCGTAACCGCGACAACGCCTTGTTTGTCGGCTTCGCTCCGGCCGAGCATCCGAAGATTGTGATCTCGGTGATGATCGAGAACGGCGAGGCCGGCGGTCGCGTCGCTGGCCCTGTGGTGCGGCAGATCATGGACGCCTGGTTACTCGATCAGGACGGTCACCTGAAGCCGCAATACGCCACGCCGAGTAAAGCGCCGGGCGATCCTCACGTTTAA